A region of the Primulina eburnea isolate SZY01 chromosome 7, ASM2296580v1, whole genome shotgun sequence genome:
CCTCCTGACATACAATTTCCCTACATTGCAAATTACAAACTCAGACCGGATCAACCTGCTAGCAGTTGCGGGAATTGATAAGTAGACAGTAAAAAACATCAATAGCAAGAGCTTTGATTCAGTAAGTGGTAATAATATACCTTATAGACTTGAGAAAGGTTATTTAACTGAGATTCCAAGGAAGAAATCCTGAAAGCGAGGTTCCTCTTCTGAAGCTGCAGCTCCTTGTTCAAACGCCTCAATTCCACAACCTCTATCTCCACAGCACTCAAATTTTCATGTCCTCTGCTTTCCAACATTTCGTCCTGCTTCCCAACTAAAGCAGCTAAGGACGCCAACTGTGCAGAAAGGCCCTCTTTTTCGCTTTCAAGCAGTCCCACTTTCTTGACAAGGCCATCAACTTCACTCTCATTTAATTCAAGCTCCAACACCGTGGGATTTTTCTTCGACTCTGATAACTCAGCTTGTAACTTAAGCTCTCTATCTTTTGATTCCTGAAGCATATTCCGCAGATGGTCAATTTCAAGAAACAAATCCTCGGATGAGCCTATAGAGTTTTTCTTCTTTTGGATCTCGACAGCCTGTGGATGCACTTGCGTTGGATATATTGAACATGAGAGGTCACCGATAAGGGACCTCTTGATTCTTGAATTCGGAACCGGTGGCTGATTCTTCTGGTTTGTGGCATCGTCGAATGGTAATTTATTGATGTTAGCTGTGGTTTGCAGTACTCTAGTTTTGGTTTTCTTATCTGCAGCTGAGAATCCTTTCACTATGTGAGAACCCCATGAAGATTTCATCCTTGAAAAATTTCCGTCGGCCTTCACATTGCTATGCTTAGCACCCTTTGAGACCTGATTTTGATCGGCAAATTTTGAAGTTTTCACTCTGTTCCCAGATGGAATTTCTTCTCTCATTTTGAACAAACTAATAAAATATGAACCTTTTATCACTTGGAGAAGCGATGCATAAATTCAGTACTTGGATATAGTAACAAGAGAACGCGAACAACCTCAAGAAAGTTTACAAAATCCCAATCCAAACAATAATATATCTGATGACAAGTGAACCGCCAAGAAAGACATCAAGAAACCGAATAAGATAGCAAATGGGATCGGTCAAGAACAAGAGAACATCTCAAAAACCCACAAAAAACAAATGTGGGTTTAATCAATGATGTCAATAAACTCAGCTGAATTGAATTTAACTGCAAAGGACATTTAATTTTTCAGCTCACATCACATGTCAAATGAGAGGGTTCTATTTCCAACTCCCCTTTTAGCAGGCTAGCTAAAAACTGAACTCAACCAATTACAGTTTGCAAAAAATAGCCCTtctcattttcaaaaaaaaaaaagaaaaggaaaaaaccCTTCTCCTTCTTCTTCAACTAGTTACACCCTCGTCATCATTAATTGATCTTGATAATGAcacatgatatatattcccTCATGAAGGTTGGGCAATGGAGAAAGAGTCCACAGCTGAATCAGTTCTGTTTTAGTATCATCAAAGTAGCAACAGCGAAAGGTGGTACCTTGATGGTGCTTTCCTGTTCGCCTTTCActttgaatttgaaatttgaatcacTCCACATAAActtcattttttaaatatcatataatatataacatcATACACACACATCTCCTAAAAAGAATAATTTTTTATCATTCAACAacataattttttatgttacatatgtttatatatatatatatatatatatatatatatataatcgcgatatttttaaatttatgttttgattttttttatagaaataAAAAATGGTTGGCATAAAAATCTCAtatgacaattttttttaaaaaatattacaatcGACGAAGAATTTTTgttttaatattaaatcaaaTACATGTTTATTCTCTATTGACAGAGGTTTATGTCATTATACTAATGAAGGTGTTAACACAAATCCTATTCTAGATTCAACGTTTCTATATCCAAAATCCAAATCGAATATTTCAATTTCATCTctgattatttattatatatgtacAATAAAAAGTATACATACGGTTGGTTATatgttatttttgaaattataaaactaTCTCACATGTAGTTTAAttgaaaaacaattttaaaatacatgtaatatagttttataatttaaaaaataatggaTAATCATATATGCAACTTTTTGCATTTCTCATCGAGCATATATCTTGTGAGTTAGTGAAGCAATACTTACTAATATTTAATTGGCTAATAAATAATCAGTATATAGTTCGTGGGCTAGAGGTTTAATGGGCTTGGGAGACGAATTGGGCCTCAATGTATTTGGGCCGTACCTATAAGTTACACAACCACCAAACCATGCCCGATGATTCTTCTAATTTTCAGCCTTGGCGTAAAAATGAACATCTTCTTGCACAGATACTCACCATAAACTTTTGTATCAATTTTCCCATTTTGTGTTGAGAACTTAAATGATATGCCAAATTAAGGAGAAAGGACATGGTGGGTACTGTATATTCTTCTGAACCCGCCATTGAAGTTGTTTATTTAATCAATCAGACCCGCAAATTCAATTCGTTATCCCGTTTAAGGAATTGTACTAGCTCCGAGAAGAAAGAAACATAGTAGAATTACGTCAAGAAGCTCTTTAATTGATGGGGGCGGTATATTCTGGAAAAAGAGTTCGAATTCAAACCATCCTTTGATGAATATTTGAAGGCCTTGAAATCTGTCAAGACGGACAGAGATATGGTTCAAATATTAGTAGTCCAACGAAAATGAAGATTATCAagaaaacagttcaagaagaaAAGAGTGATGATGCACGGGCTAATGCTCGAGAGGAGTCCAGAAAGGGTGCTTCTCGGAAGAAAAATCTATTTGTTCAAGAACATTCAAGAAAGGGTCTGAAAAAAGTCACCGGTCCTCATTAAAGAGGACGCAGAATGTCAGTGTTAAGAATCTTCGATGCCGTCTGGCAATTTTGGCCATATTTGTTTTGGATACTCACTGAGAAGGTTGACGAGTTTTTTTTGTCACCGACGTTTTTGGAAATATCATCCCATGTTAAAATGCGTTGAATCTGGGATGCAAGAATAAAAACCTTATACAAGGATAAAGACCTACTAACGAGTTGAAATCAGTAGAAAATTGAACTGAAGCAAGCAAATTGATAATCTATTTTTTTCCTTGATCAAATGCAAATCATTATATTTTTGCAAGAAACATACAGCGCTCCTACCAAGATGAAGAATGGATCAAACCAGACGGCTAAATACAGTCAACTTCGAGAAAGTTTGGAGACTGCGTAGAGATAGCGGGAGGAACTTGTCAATGGATATGAAACCATCCCTCAGGTTCAGTGTAAACAGAAGCtcacacatgaaacacattcaTTCAAAGGAGCTAACATGAGACCAtcctatttattttattttatttaatagtcTTTAATATCATTTTTTGTTGCAGTGTTGCATGCGGCCGTTGTGTTCGGTGCACGATATAATTCAGTGGGACGCTGAAAGGTTCTGACGTAAGCGAGCGATAGACCATATGTTTTTGTTTACAATTCTGTATCATCAGCAGAAATGCGCCTTTTTTGAAATTTAGTCTTCATTATAATTTTGAACACAATCTCAAACGGCATCTTGACATCGGTATTGTTACGCGATTTGGAGCAGAACCCAAAGGAGAAAGGAGAACAAAAAAGGATACTCAGAACAATTTCAAGGGTGCGGGGGCTCTAGTGACGCTATATACTTATTAATCAACTACAACATTTAAGCCCCTAAAAAATGTGTCTGTTTTACTGAACCAATTTAGCATATAGAAATGTCgaactggaaaaaaaaaaaaaaaggttaacAATAGCAAATTCCGCGAAGGCAGTAGGTTTCTTGAATATGGATGCATAACATAATTCTCATATTGTTGGACTTGACAAACAAGCATGCCGGTCTACTCTTCAAGCAACATTTTGAACTGCTCTATCAAACTTCTCTTCCGCTGTTGATGCACATTTAACGAGTATGTGGTCTGGGTGTGACAATTTCAACTGGCTGCAAAATATCATGCATCAAATAAGATGAAACTCTACTAAGTACAAATCAAATAGCATATAATAAGTACAAATTGTACTTCAAATAGCGGGAGGATGGCTTCCCGTTGTGAAGACTGCAGACAACAAGATTGGCAAGAGTCTCTGGGTCCTTCGCATCCTGTGTAAATAATGTCATGGGATAAAAGAATGTTGATTCTTCCTAACAGCATCTAGCACACAATAAAAACTCTCAAGTCAAAAGTCAGACAAGATATGAAACATAATTATATCCCGCAGATCAAATTTTGGAAGTGATCCGAATGCCATGTAGTCAATTCACGGCATACTTTTGGACTTATGGCAATAGACTTTCATGTTTGTAAAGAAAGCACCAAACATATCCATGATACAGAACCCTgaaaaaatctttcaataaacaTCACACTAGATAATGGTGTCGGGGATATCGATGAAAGCAAAAGCTAGGATGGTATACAATGTTTAGGGCCTCAAGCAGAAGTCTTTCAGCGTCAACAAATTCACCCTTGTGGATGCAGCATAGTGCCTTCCCATTAAGAATCAAGCTAGTCACTTGATACTTTTCTGCGAAGTCCTGGAAAATCAGATATGCTTCCTGTATCTTTGAACCACCCTTGTACAAAGAAAAATAGGTAGGTCAATAGAACTTCAATTCCTGATTAAACAGAATGTATTGCAAGAAAAAACGCATACCACAGCCAAGTTTAGCCACGCATTTGCAAGTTGAGTTAGAGTATGATCCTCATCTACTTGTTGCATGATTTTCAGTTGTTTCTCAGCATAATCTGATCTATacattttgagaaaaatttggACATTTAAAGCATGCCTGCAAAATGGATAAAGGTGTCAGCCTTAAATCTTCAAATAAAATACATTGATATATATTATGCAAGAAAAGCTGCATGTAATGCAGCCATTTACAGCGTGGAACTCATCATGAACACC
Encoded here:
- the LOC140836673 gene encoding coatomer subunit epsilon-1-like, with product MAGDAGGPDPLFGLRNNFYLGAYQAAINNSEIPNLSPGDIVDRDCLVYRSYIALGSHQLVINEIDSSAATPLQAVKLMALYLSSPDNKEVAISSLREWLGDAVIGNNPMLRLIAGIIFMHEQDYNEALKHTNVGGTEGTMELHALNVQIFLKMYRSDYAEKQLKIMQQVDEDHTLTQLANAWLNLAVGGSKIQEAYLIFQDFAEKYQVTSLILNGKALCCIHKGEFVDAERLLLEALNIDAKDPETLANLVVCSLHNGKPSSRYLNQLKLSHPDHILVKCASTAEEKFDRAVQNVA